In Carya illinoinensis cultivar Pawnee chromosome 10, C.illinoinensisPawnee_v1, whole genome shotgun sequence, one DNA window encodes the following:
- the LOC122278593 gene encoding glutathione S-transferase T3-like, producing the protein MDTHFDDDPFFTTLLQSGGGGCDSTPTQHDNVVVQATQNYDGKKRHLSKKVQRRASFTVEEDNLLVSAWLNISIDAIRGTDQKSTQMWETITTFYYEYKILNIANRSEGSLMNRWSTIQKWTNKFCTCIAKVKSLHPSGATEQDKIEKAKVLYKEIVGSNFTMEHRWCLLRHQPKWQQHISTVGKKRKSPEKVTNLVDVDQVEEDIEVLAKRPPGKKAEKERERKRKSKATIVRSRLLWPK; encoded by the exons aTGGACACACATTTTGATGATGACCCCTTCTTCACCACTCTATTGCAAAGTGGAGGAGGAGGTTGTGATAGCACCCCAACGCAACATGATAATGTTGTAGTCCAAGCAACTCAAAATTATGACGGTAAAAAGAGGCATCTTTCAAAAAAAGTTCAACGACGTGCATCTTTCACCGTTGAAGAGGATAACCTCCTCGTCTCAGCTTGGCTCAATATTAGCATCGATGCGATAAGGGGTACTGATCAAAAGTCCACTCAAATGTGGGAAACAATTACCACATTTTATTATGAATATAAAATACTGAACATTGCCAATCGTTCTGAAGGGTCTTTGATGAATCGGTGGTCCACGATTCAAAAATGGACCAATAAATTTTGTACATGTATAGCAAAGGTAAAGTCATTGCACCCAAGTGGTGCAACGGAGCAAGACAAG ATTGAGAAAGCGAAGGTGTTATACAAAGAGATTGTTGGGAGTAATTTCACAATGGAGCACCGTTGGTGTCTTCTAAGACACCAACCAAAATGGCAGCAACACATCTCCACCGTTGGTAAGAAGAGAAAGTCACCTGAAAAAGTGACTAATCTTGTTGATGTTGACCAAGTTGAAGAGGACATAGAGGTTCTTGCTAAGAGACCTCCAGGCAAAAAAGCTGAGAAAGAAAGGGAGAGGAAGCGGAAGTCTAAGGCAACGATAGTGAGATCAAGACTGCTTTGGCCAAAATGA